In Bradyrhizobium sp. CCBAU 051011, the following are encoded in one genomic region:
- a CDS encoding ABC transporter substrate-binding protein encodes MFKSCAGLVALSSLLLSGAAIAQEKIKVGVTATLEGTYTVLGEDGIRGHQTAINTLGKKVGDKEIEFIIASTDATPDSAVRAVRKLIEQDKVQILLSPLSGDEGIAVKNFAKTRPELTFINAASGAQETTYVDPAPNFYRYNMDGAQWQVGLGKYAYETKGYKKIATVGDDYSFIYTQVFGLVLEFCGAGGQVTNRQWVPLGTKDFASVIAALPDDVDAIYLGLGGADAVNFLNQYQQAGGKARLMGGSIMVDQTILSAKGNAKNALIGTIAASGQADTWEDPGWQKFVKAYQDAFPPNKRFPSPSLLATNYYNSTAALILALRQVNGDLSNNQAKYREALAKIELDAPNGKIKLDSNRQAIGTNFVTEVVDDGKGALFSKVVKVIPNVNQTLGYDPAVFSKIGLPSRTVPECKKY; translated from the coding sequence ATGTTTAAAAGCTGTGCGGGACTGGTCGCGCTGAGCAGCCTGTTGCTTTCCGGCGCCGCCATAGCCCAAGAGAAAATCAAGGTCGGCGTTACCGCGACACTCGAAGGTACCTATACCGTGCTCGGCGAGGACGGCATACGCGGACATCAGACGGCGATCAACACGCTCGGCAAGAAGGTCGGCGACAAGGAAATCGAATTCATCATCGCCTCGACGGATGCCACGCCCGATTCCGCGGTTCGTGCCGTACGCAAGCTGATCGAACAGGACAAGGTCCAGATCCTGCTTTCACCCCTGTCCGGCGACGAAGGCATCGCGGTCAAGAACTTTGCCAAGACGCGTCCGGAGCTAACCTTCATCAACGCCGCTTCCGGCGCACAGGAGACGACTTATGTCGACCCGGCGCCGAACTTCTACCGCTACAACATGGACGGCGCCCAATGGCAGGTCGGCCTCGGCAAATACGCCTATGAAACCAAAGGCTATAAAAAAATAGCGACGGTCGGCGACGACTATTCGTTCATCTACACCCAGGTGTTCGGACTTGTGCTGGAGTTCTGCGGCGCCGGCGGACAGGTCACGAACCGGCAATGGGTGCCGCTCGGAACGAAGGATTTCGCCTCCGTCATTGCTGCTCTTCCCGACGATGTCGATGCGATCTATCTCGGCCTCGGCGGCGCCGACGCCGTCAATTTCCTGAACCAATACCAGCAGGCCGGCGGCAAGGCTCGTCTGATGGGCGGCTCGATCATGGTCGACCAGACCATTCTTTCGGCCAAGGGCAACGCCAAGAATGCGCTGATCGGCACCATTGCCGCGAGCGGCCAGGCCGATACCTGGGAAGATCCGGGTTGGCAGAAGTTCGTGAAGGCCTATCAGGACGCGTTCCCACCGAACAAGCGGTTCCCAAGCCCGTCACTGCTTGCCACCAACTACTACAACTCGACGGCGGCGCTGATCCTCGCGCTGCGTCAGGTCAACGGCGATCTCAGCAACAACCAGGCGAAATACAGAGAAGCGCTGGCCAAGATCGAGCTCGACGCGCCCAACGGCAAGATCAAGCTCGACTCCAACCGCCAGGCCATCGGCACCAATTTCGTCACCGAAGTGGTGGATGACGGCAAGGGCGCCTTGTTCAGCAAGGTCGTGAAGGTGATCCCGAACGTCAACCAGACGCTCGGCTACGACCCCGCGGTGTTCTCCAAGATCGGGTTGCCGAGCCGAACGGTTCCGGAGTGCAAGAAGTACTGA
- a CDS encoding ABC transporter ATP-binding protein: MDNAAPRFSSVAAGAALELRGVTRLFGALAALTDVTITVRPGERRAVLGSNGAGKTTLFNCVTGDFPPSSGTIRFFGEDITHFPPYERIRRGLRRTYQISALFPGLTVRDNVYLACRGVSRGRFSVLRPGTNDALMHATEALIQAVHLTAVREQRVAELAHGQQRQLEIALALAGAPRFILFDEPAAGLSPTERRELIEILTSLPAHIGYIIIEHDMDVALRVVESVTMMHNGRVFKEGLPHEIEADPEVQELYLGAGHE, from the coding sequence ATGGATAACGCCGCGCCACGCTTTTCATCGGTGGCTGCCGGCGCTGCGCTGGAACTGCGCGGCGTGACGCGGCTGTTCGGCGCGCTCGCGGCACTGACCGACGTCACCATCACGGTTCGCCCGGGCGAACGCCGCGCCGTGCTCGGCTCCAACGGCGCCGGCAAGACCACGCTGTTCAATTGCGTGACCGGTGATTTTCCGCCGTCATCCGGCACCATCCGCTTCTTCGGCGAGGACATTACCCACTTCCCGCCCTATGAGCGGATCAGGCGCGGCCTCCGCCGCACCTACCAGATTTCAGCGCTATTCCCCGGCCTCACGGTGCGGGACAATGTCTATCTAGCCTGCCGCGGCGTTTCCCGCGGACGATTTTCCGTACTGCGTCCGGGCACGAACGACGCCCTCATGCATGCGACTGAAGCCCTGATCCAGGCCGTGCACCTGACAGCGGTCAGGGAGCAGCGCGTCGCGGAACTCGCGCACGGCCAGCAGCGGCAGCTCGAGATCGCGCTCGCACTCGCCGGCGCCCCGCGTTTCATCCTGTTCGACGAACCGGCCGCGGGCCTCTCCCCCACCGAGCGGCGCGAGCTGATCGAAATCCTGACGTCGCTGCCCGCCCACATCGGCTACATCATCATCGAGCACGACATGGATGTCGCGCTGCGCGTCGTCGAAAGCGTCACGATGATGCACAACGGCCGCGTCTTCAAGGAGGGTCTGCCGCACGAGATCGAGGCCGACCCGGAGGTGCAGGAACTCTATCTGGGGGCCGGCCATGAGTGA
- a CDS encoding branched-chain amino acid ABC transporter permease — MSLIQGAQPQISQPAAARAALLAWPEFNKPTVWLVGVILLIMPFIANGFFLIEIFATTMILGTIALSLMFLAGYGGMVSLMQLTVAGFAAYMVAVFGMSANTNISLGWPWWLATPMALVLATAFGTLGGALAVRTEGIYTIMITLAIGAAFYYFTNQNWAIFGGHTGINTVATPKFWGVDWRSDIPFYYVTLVVAALCYFAVQYVSLAPFGLALQGVRDNPRRMAALGFNVNAHRVAAYAFAAFIAALGGVLQVWNYRQISPGSVSVGACIDILIIAVVGGISRPVGPYIGAFIFVILRTFALDLLVKFGLDGNRFRLLIGLGFLAIVFWSSDGVIGLWERWRWRRRAATDARPGGGKPHG; from the coding sequence ATGTCGCTGATCCAGGGCGCCCAACCTCAGATCAGTCAGCCGGCAGCGGCGCGCGCAGCCTTGCTGGCATGGCCGGAATTCAACAAGCCGACTGTCTGGCTGGTCGGCGTGATCCTGCTGATCATGCCGTTCATCGCCAACGGGTTCTTCCTGATCGAGATCTTCGCCACGACGATGATCCTCGGGACTATCGCCCTCAGCCTGATGTTCCTCGCTGGCTATGGCGGCATGGTCAGTCTGATGCAGCTCACCGTCGCCGGCTTTGCCGCCTATATGGTCGCGGTGTTCGGCATGAGCGCCAACACCAATATCAGCCTCGGTTGGCCGTGGTGGCTGGCAACGCCGATGGCGCTGGTGCTCGCGACCGCCTTCGGCACGCTCGGCGGCGCGCTCGCGGTGCGCACCGAGGGCATCTACACCATCATGATCACCCTCGCGATCGGCGCGGCCTTCTACTATTTCACCAACCAGAACTGGGCGATCTTCGGCGGCCATACCGGCATCAACACGGTCGCGACGCCGAAATTCTGGGGCGTCGACTGGCGTTCCGACATCCCCTTCTACTACGTCACGCTCGTCGTCGCGGCGCTCTGCTATTTCGCCGTTCAATATGTCTCGCTCGCGCCGTTCGGCCTCGCGCTGCAGGGCGTGCGCGACAATCCCCGCCGCATGGCGGCGCTCGGTTTCAATGTCAACGCGCACCGCGTGGCAGCCTACGCGTTCGCGGCCTTCATCGCCGCACTCGGCGGCGTCCTGCAGGTCTGGAACTACCGGCAGATCTCGCCCGGCTCGGTCAGCGTCGGCGCCTGCATCGACATCCTGATTATTGCCGTGGTCGGCGGCATCAGCCGTCCCGTCGGCCCCTATATCGGCGCCTTCATCTTCGTCATCCTGCGCACCTTCGCGCTCGATCTGCTGGTCAAGTTCGGTCTCGACGGCAACCGCTTCCGGCTGCTGATCGGGCTCGGCTTCCTCGCCATCGTGTTCTGGTCGTCGGATGGCGTGATCGGACTGTGGGAGCGCTGGCGCTGGCGCCGCCGCGCTGCCACTGACGCTCGTCCGGGCGGAGGGAAGCCGCATGGATAA
- a CDS encoding phosphoenolpyruvate hydrolase family protein, whose protein sequence is MAKFERSAILKKFRTMAAKGEPIVGGGAGTGLSAKCEEAGGVDLIVIYNSGRYRMAGRGSLAGLMPYGDANAIVVEMAGEVLPVVTRTPVLAGVNGTDPFRDMDTFLDQLKALGFAGVQNFPTVGLIDGVFRANLEETGMSYALEIDMIAKARDKDMLTTPYVFSESQATAMAIAGADIIVCHLGLTTGGAIGAHTAPKLEDCPEQIDTWASAALSVNPDILVLAHGGPIAEPDDADFIMKHTRKCHGFYGASSMERLPVERALTEQVRKFKAIGAR, encoded by the coding sequence ATGGCGAAATTCGAACGTTCAGCCATCCTGAAGAAGTTCCGCACCATGGCCGCCAAGGGCGAGCCGATCGTCGGCGGCGGCGCCGGCACGGGGCTATCAGCCAAATGCGAGGAGGCCGGCGGCGTCGACCTGATCGTCATCTACAATTCCGGTCGCTACCGCATGGCCGGACGCGGCTCTCTCGCCGGCCTGATGCCTTACGGCGACGCCAATGCCATCGTGGTGGAGATGGCCGGCGAGGTGCTCCCGGTCGTGACCAGGACGCCAGTGCTGGCCGGCGTCAACGGCACGGACCCGTTCCGCGACATGGATACCTTCCTCGATCAGCTCAAGGCGCTGGGCTTTGCCGGCGTGCAGAACTTTCCGACCGTCGGGCTGATTGACGGCGTGTTTCGCGCCAATCTCGAAGAGACCGGCATGTCGTACGCGCTGGAGATCGACATGATCGCCAAGGCGCGCGACAAGGACATGCTGACCACACCCTATGTGTTCAGCGAGAGCCAGGCGACCGCGATGGCGATCGCGGGCGCCGACATCATCGTCTGCCATCTCGGCCTGACCACCGGCGGCGCGATCGGGGCGCACACCGCGCCGAAGCTCGAAGACTGTCCGGAACAGATCGACACCTGGGCATCGGCGGCGCTCAGCGTCAATCCGGACATACTCGTGCTGGCCCATGGCGGCCCCATCGCCGAGCCAGATGATGCCGACTTCATCATGAAACACACGCGCAAGTGCCACGGCTTCTACGGTGCCTCCTCGATGGAGCGCCTGCCGGTGGAGCGGGCGCTCACGGAACAGGTTCGTAAATTCAAGGCGATCGGCGCGCGATAA
- a CDS encoding ABC transporter permease, which yields MSEVRRSAPALEVRGLDVYYGHSHALQGVDLTLDSGVFSVVGRNGMGKTTLCKTIMGLLRASGGSVRVRGEDITRLSPARIAQAGVGYVPQGRRLWRSLSVDEHLRLAASMRRGAWTIDRIYETFPRLAERKDHGGGQLSGGEQQMLAISRALLTNPQLLIMDEPTEGLAPVIVAQVEDMLVRLGEDGDMSVLVIEQNIGVATAISKNVAIMVNGRVNRIIDSARLAADRELQQRLLGVGVVGVHAEPDSDIDAADASAEAKARPVPPRASSTAPVRIYISNPTLPTRWSQPAPIARIEGAARTLSAGVTRIEDATRQRRQAGAIVPSASGPPVVLVVGTLDTKGEELRFIRDVIAGQGLRTRLVDVSTSGKLSTCDVSAQEIALNHGRGGSSVFGADRGASVSAMADAFANWLRRQGNVAGIISAGGSGGASLVAPGMRALPVGVPKLIISSVASGDVGPYVGPADITMMYSVTDVQGLNSISRAVLANGANAIAGMVKARLDNQAANERRAQADLPAIGITMFGVTTPAVQKIAADLRNDFECLVFHATGVGGRSMEKLVDSGMLAAVVDLTTTEVCDLLMGGVFPATDDRFGAIIRSRLPFIGSVGALDMVNFGGPDTIPDRYRQRKFHVHNPQVTLMRTTPEENDRMGRWIGDKLNRMDGPVRFFLPEGGVSALDAPGQPFWDPEADAALFTALERSVRQTGNRQLIRIKRHINEPEFASAIVNALRPLVGRPGTRRKVAR from the coding sequence ATGAGTGAGGTCCGCCGCTCCGCACCCGCGCTCGAAGTCAGGGGCCTTGATGTCTATTACGGCCATTCGCATGCGCTGCAAGGCGTCGACCTGACGCTGGATTCCGGCGTGTTCTCGGTGGTCGGCCGTAACGGCATGGGCAAGACCACGCTGTGCAAGACCATCATGGGTCTGCTGCGGGCGAGCGGCGGTTCGGTCCGCGTCCGCGGCGAGGACATCACCCGCCTCAGCCCGGCGCGGATCGCGCAAGCGGGCGTCGGCTATGTGCCGCAGGGACGTCGGTTGTGGCGGTCGCTCAGCGTCGACGAACACTTGCGATTGGCAGCCAGCATGCGCCGCGGCGCCTGGACCATCGATCGCATCTACGAAACATTTCCCCGCCTTGCCGAGCGCAAGGACCATGGCGGCGGCCAGCTCTCCGGCGGCGAGCAGCAGATGCTGGCGATCTCTCGCGCGCTTCTCACCAATCCGCAGCTTCTCATCATGGACGAGCCGACCGAAGGGCTGGCGCCTGTCATCGTCGCCCAGGTCGAGGACATGCTGGTGCGCCTCGGCGAAGACGGCGACATGTCGGTACTGGTGATCGAGCAGAATATCGGCGTCGCCACCGCGATCTCCAAAAATGTGGCCATCATGGTCAATGGCCGCGTCAACCGCATCATCGACTCCGCGCGCCTGGCGGCCGACCGCGAATTGCAGCAACGCCTGCTTGGCGTCGGTGTCGTTGGAGTCCATGCCGAGCCGGACTCGGATATCGACGCCGCCGATGCCAGCGCCGAGGCCAAGGCGCGTCCCGTGCCGCCGCGCGCGTCAAGCACAGCGCCAGTCCGGATCTATATCTCCAATCCCACCTTGCCGACACGTTGGTCGCAGCCGGCCCCCATTGCGCGCATCGAGGGCGCAGCGCGCACGCTTTCGGCAGGCGTTACGCGCATCGAAGACGCCACCCGGCAAAGGCGCCAGGCCGGCGCCATCGTACCAAGCGCGTCCGGACCACCCGTCGTCCTCGTCGTCGGAACGCTCGATACCAAGGGCGAAGAGCTACGCTTTATCCGCGACGTGATCGCCGGTCAGGGCTTGCGGACGCGCCTGGTCGACGTCTCCACCAGCGGCAAGCTCTCCACCTGCGACGTCTCCGCGCAGGAAATCGCGCTCAACCATGGGCGTGGCGGGTCGAGCGTGTTCGGCGCCGATCGCGGCGCGTCGGTCTCCGCGATGGCGGATGCCTTCGCCAACTGGCTGCGCCGTCAGGGCAATGTCGCCGGCATTATTTCAGCGGGCGGCTCCGGCGGCGCCTCGCTGGTCGCGCCAGGCATGCGCGCCCTTCCCGTCGGCGTGCCAAAGCTCATCATCTCGTCGGTCGCATCGGGAGATGTCGGACCCTATGTAGGCCCTGCCGATATCACCATGATGTATTCGGTCACCGACGTGCAGGGCCTCAACTCGATCTCGCGCGCCGTTCTCGCCAACGGCGCCAACGCCATCGCCGGCATGGTGAAGGCGCGTCTCGACAATCAGGCCGCGAATGAGCGCAGGGCGCAGGCCGATCTGCCGGCTATCGGCATCACCATGTTCGGCGTGACGACGCCGGCCGTGCAGAAGATCGCGGCCGACCTGCGCAACGATTTCGAATGCCTCGTCTTCCACGCCACCGGCGTCGGCGGCCGCTCGATGGAGAAGCTGGTCGATTCCGGAATGCTCGCCGCCGTCGTCGATCTCACGACGACGGAAGTCTGCGATCTCCTGATGGGCGGCGTATTCCCCGCCACCGACGACCGCTTTGGTGCGATCATCCGCAGCCGCCTGCCCTTCATCGGCTCGGTCGGCGCGCTCGACATGGTCAATTTCGGCGGGCCCGACACCATTCCCGATCGCTATCGCCAGCGCAAATTCCACGTTCACAATCCGCAGGTGACCTTGATGCGCACCACGCCGGAAGAGAACGACCGGATGGGGCGCTGGATCGGCGACAAGCTCAACCGCATGGACGGGCCGGTACGTTTCTTTCTCCCCGAAGGCGGCGTCTCCGCACTCGATGCACCGGGCCAGCCGTTCTGGGATCCGGAGGCGGATGCGGCGCTGTTTACCGCGCTGGAACGCAGCGTACGCCAGACCGGCAACCGCCAGCTCATCCGCATCAAGCGCCACATCAACGAGCCCGAATTTGCATCCGCCATCGTCAACGCGCTCCGCCCTCTGGTCGGACGCCCGGGGACACGTCGGAAAGTCGCGAGGTGA
- a CDS encoding AraC family transcriptional regulator yields MSKALAVFHGRFGRATVYQLNRPFNMHAHREGHLIFHVGGTPARIDVCDERWLLAEDSIVAINPWEPHNFVPTDVENGAIFFVLYVNAEWFAPDAARAHGLRFGHTCFKRTVALDRHIRRTAALVCGAPSLSSLDCELRQLIDGCYDESWQSSEPVQETRTASAITDFRVRKSIKLMSESPGAEIELDSIARASGLSRPHFYRLFRTQTGVTPNLYLNTLIMEQALDALVATEVPIADIGFDLGFSSQSGFTRFFAANVGMAPTEYRRAAKVLRP; encoded by the coding sequence ATGAGCAAGGCTCTCGCCGTCTTCCACGGCCGGTTCGGTCGCGCGACGGTCTATCAGTTGAACCGCCCCTTCAACATGCACGCGCATCGTGAAGGGCACCTGATCTTTCATGTCGGTGGAACGCCGGCGCGCATTGATGTGTGCGATGAGCGATGGCTTCTCGCAGAAGATTCCATTGTTGCCATCAACCCCTGGGAACCACACAATTTTGTCCCGACCGATGTGGAGAACGGCGCGATCTTCTTCGTGCTCTACGTCAACGCCGAATGGTTCGCGCCCGACGCGGCGCGGGCTCACGGCCTGCGGTTCGGCCACACCTGCTTCAAGCGCACGGTCGCCCTCGACAGGCATATCAGGCGAACCGCGGCGCTGGTCTGCGGCGCACCGTCGCTGAGCAGTCTGGATTGCGAACTCAGGCAGTTGATCGACGGTTGCTATGACGAGAGCTGGCAGAGTTCCGAGCCGGTGCAGGAGACGCGCACCGCCAGCGCCATCACCGACTTTCGCGTCCGCAAATCCATCAAGCTGATGTCCGAAAGCCCGGGCGCGGAGATCGAGCTGGATTCGATCGCGCGGGCGTCCGGGCTGTCGCGCCCGCACTTCTACCGGCTGTTCCGCACCCAGACCGGCGTCACCCCGAACCTCTATCTCAATACACTGATCATGGAACAGGCGCTGGACGCGCTCGTCGCGACCGAGGTGCCGATCGCCGATATCGGTTTCGATCTCGGCTTCTCCTCCCAAAGCGGTTTCACCCGTTTCTTCGCCGCCAATGTCGGAATGGCGCCGACGGAATACCGCCGCGCCGCCAAAGTGTTGCGCCCCTGA
- a CDS encoding branched-chain amino acid ABC transporter permease translates to MTRFIERHPAWALIALVAVAVLLWLILAVWPPGLEEAFGRKRVFLNAVFNGITLGGLYFLVASGFTLIFGLMRNVNLAHGSLYLFGGYIGYAISAWTGSWILGFIIAFLGVALVGIVLQIVVFRRMEGQDLRQTMVTIGLSIVFADLMLWAFGGDFYQIQTPSWLVGPVELPLVTAVRSSGEAVYLRYPLVRLVIFVAAVVIGIAMWLALNRTRVGMMVRAGVDDRDMLAATGVPIQLVFVAVFALGAGLAGIAGVVGGTFQSISPGEDTRFLLASLVVVIVGGMGSIPGAALGAVIIGLAEQLGSVYIPTYAIVVTFLIMVLVLALRPQGLLARR, encoded by the coding sequence GTGACAAGATTCATCGAACGCCATCCGGCATGGGCGCTGATCGCACTTGTCGCGGTCGCGGTGCTGTTGTGGCTAATCCTTGCCGTCTGGCCACCCGGCCTCGAAGAGGCATTCGGCAGGAAGCGGGTCTTTCTCAACGCCGTCTTCAACGGCATCACGCTCGGCGGCCTCTACTTCCTGGTCGCGAGCGGCTTCACGCTGATCTTCGGGCTGATGCGCAACGTCAATCTGGCGCATGGCTCGCTCTATCTGTTCGGCGGCTACATCGGTTACGCCATCAGCGCCTGGACCGGCTCCTGGATCCTCGGCTTCATCATCGCGTTTCTCGGTGTCGCCCTGGTCGGCATCGTGCTGCAAATCGTGGTCTTCCGCCGCATGGAAGGGCAGGATCTGCGCCAGACCATGGTCACGATCGGGCTCTCGATCGTGTTTGCCGATCTGATGCTGTGGGCATTCGGCGGCGATTTCTATCAGATCCAGACCCCGAGCTGGCTGGTCGGCCCGGTCGAATTGCCGCTGGTCACCGCGGTCAGATCCTCCGGCGAGGCGGTGTATCTGCGCTATCCGCTGGTGCGGCTCGTGATCTTCGTCGCGGCCGTCGTGATCGGCATCGCGATGTGGCTGGCGCTCAACCGGACCCGCGTCGGCATGATGGTGCGCGCCGGTGTCGATGACCGCGACATGCTCGCCGCCACCGGCGTGCCGATCCAGCTCGTCTTCGTGGCCGTGTTCGCGCTGGGCGCCGGGCTTGCCGGCATCGCGGGCGTCGTCGGCGGCACGTTCCAGTCGATCTCGCCGGGCGAGGACACCCGCTTTCTGCTGGCGTCGCTCGTCGTCGTGATCGTCGGGGGCATGGGATCAATCCCGGGAGCTGCGCTGGGCGCCGTCATCATCGGTCTCGCCGAACAGCTTGGCTCCGTCTACATCCCGACCTACGCGATCGTAGTGACCTTCCTCATCATGGTGCTGGTGCTGGCGCTGCGGCCGCAGGGCCTTCTGGCGAGGCGCTGA
- a CDS encoding flotillin family protein, giving the protein MSGTLVGELILWLIVAIVVIAIVVYIVNWLYHRSSKEVSFVRTGLLGERVVINGGAFVLPFIHDYTPVNMNVLPMGIVRSKHDAVITRDRMRIDIEADFYVRVQPTREAVAIAAATLGRRTLEPEQLHALLSGKFVSAIRSVAAEMTMEQMHEQRGEYVARVKAAAAEALAQNGLELESVAITDLDQTDLEYFNPSNRFDAEGLTRLMEDIEARRKLRNDIEQDSMIKIRSRNLEAERQALEIERESETARLEQERDIEMRRALQRTEVARERALRETEAEQAQISAREAIEKARIANELAIAEARIASERETRHREIERTRAVEEKELLAREEIEKAKIANQRAVDTARIASEREVRQRDIERTRSVEEAEITAREAVEKARIQQDRVITDARIANEEETRRREIERTRAVEEAEIAAREATEKARIAQTTIVNVERIASDERTRSLEIAQVRIIQEAEIEAQKAVEAARIARERTLAAERIGAEHSTRKLEIERNQALEVAGITAREATEASRIAQEERVRSLEIARNRTIEEADIASREAIEAARIAQEKVIAAQRIRAEKETRGLEIERTESIETAELKRRDAIERRRVEVELALEAERIASSRTREVLNIDQKRAVEIADEERVIALAAKRSERIDADRQVKQAEIIARKEVETTDVSREQALEAARLSRRRAIEQLEVARVQALQEAEIASREEVERARIASDRGLDEARIGRERDLRKLEVDREKEVETALMEKAIALYQKSLEESAAKVAAEDARVGATEAAERVVTARESEIAKRRKTIEVLLAEKQAEETRIAAEAERVRAAVEAEAQRLLNEAENVLTDQARYSLFRRKLLDRIEGIVRESVKPMEKIEGIRILSVDGLNGNGTGGGGGRSATDEVIDSALRYRVQAPLIDSILSDIGVEGGSLAKMPGLIREARDMQGIKESARKAGPSKPDAPPAPDATGAPAAERGPRKKG; this is encoded by the coding sequence ATGTCGGGGACTCTGGTTGGCGAGTTGATCCTCTGGCTGATTGTTGCGATCGTCGTGATCGCCATCGTCGTCTATATCGTGAACTGGCTCTACCACCGTTCGTCGAAGGAGGTGTCCTTCGTCCGCACCGGTCTGTTGGGCGAACGCGTCGTGATCAACGGCGGCGCCTTCGTGCTGCCGTTCATTCACGACTATACGCCCGTCAACATGAACGTGCTGCCGATGGGCATCGTGCGGTCCAAGCATGACGCCGTCATCACCCGCGACCGCATGCGCATCGACATCGAGGCCGATTTCTATGTGCGGGTGCAGCCGACCCGCGAGGCGGTCGCGATTGCCGCGGCCACGCTCGGAAGGCGCACGCTCGAACCCGAGCAGTTGCACGCTTTGCTGTCCGGTAAATTCGTTTCGGCAATCCGCTCGGTCGCCGCGGAAATGACCATGGAGCAGATGCACGAGCAACGCGGCGAATATGTCGCCCGCGTCAAGGCCGCCGCCGCCGAGGCGCTGGCCCAGAATGGACTTGAGCTCGAATCCGTCGCCATCACCGACCTCGACCAGACCGACCTGGAATATTTCAATCCGTCGAACCGGTTCGACGCCGAGGGTCTGACCCGCCTGATGGAGGACATCGAGGCCAGGCGCAAGCTGCGCAACGACATCGAACAGGATTCGATGATCAAGATCCGCTCCCGCAACCTCGAAGCCGAACGGCAGGCACTGGAGATCGAGCGCGAAAGCGAGACCGCCCGCCTCGAACAGGAACGTGACATCGAGATGCGCCGCGCGCTGCAGCGCACGGAAGTGGCGCGCGAACGCGCATTGCGCGAGACCGAGGCCGAACAGGCGCAGATTTCCGCCCGCGAGGCGATCGAGAAGGCCCGCATCGCCAACGAGCTTGCGATCGCCGAAGCCCGCATCGCCTCCGAGCGGGAAACAAGACACCGCGAGATCGAGCGGACGCGCGCAGTCGAGGAAAAGGAACTACTCGCGCGCGAGGAAATCGAAAAGGCCAAAATTGCCAACCAGCGCGCGGTCGATACCGCCCGCATCGCCTCCGAGCGCGAGGTTCGGCAACGTGACATCGAACGCACGCGATCGGTCGAGGAAGCCGAGATCACCGCACGCGAAGCCGTCGAGAAGGCGCGCATCCAGCAGGATCGCGTCATCACCGACGCGCGGATCGCCAATGAGGAGGAAACCCGCAGGCGCGAGATCGAACGCACCCGCGCGGTCGAGGAAGCCGAAATCGCGGCGCGCGAGGCGACCGAGAAGGCGCGCATCGCCCAGACCACGATCGTCAACGTCGAGCGCATCGCCTCCGATGAGCGCACCCGCTCGCTGGAGATTGCGCAGGTTCGCATCATTCAGGAAGCAGAGATCGAGGCGCAGAAGGCGGTGGAAGCGGCACGGATTGCGCGAGAGCGGACGCTGGCCGCGGAGCGGATCGGCGCCGAGCACTCCACCCGCAAGCTGGAAATCGAACGCAACCAGGCGCTGGAAGTCGCAGGGATCACCGCGCGCGAGGCAACGGAAGCCTCACGTATTGCCCAGGAAGAGCGTGTTCGCTCGCTCGAAATCGCGCGCAACCGCACGATCGAGGAAGCTGACATCGCCTCGCGCGAAGCCATCGAGGCCGCGCGCATTGCCCAGGAGAAGGTAATCGCCGCCCAGCGCATCCGGGCCGAGAAGGAAACACGGGGACTGGAGATCGAGCGCACCGAATCCATTGAGACCGCCGAACTCAAGCGGCGCGATGCGATCGAACGGCGGCGCGTCGAGGTCGAACTGGCGCTGGAGGCCGAGCGTATCGCCTCGTCCAGGACGCGCGAGGTGCTCAATATCGACCAGAAGAGAGCGGTTGAGATCGCCGACGAGGAGCGCGTGATTGCGCTCGCTGCCAAGCGCTCCGAGCGGATCGACGCCGACCGTCAGGTCAAGCAGGCCGAGATCATCGCGCGCAAGGAAGTCGAGACAACAGATGTCTCGCGCGAACAGGCGCTCGAAGCGGCCCGGCTTTCCCGCCGGCGCGCGATCGAACAGCTCGAAGTCGCCCGCGTCCAGGCGCTGCAGGAAGCCGAGATCGCCTCCCGCGAGGAAGTCGAGCGCGCCCGCATCGCCTCTGACCGTGGCCTCGACGAAGCGCGCATCGGCCGCGAGCGCGACCTGCGCAAACTGGAAGTCGATCGCGAGAAGGAAGTCGAAACGGCGCTGATGGAAAAGGCGATCGCCCTCTATCAGAAGTCGCTGGAGGAATCCGCCGCCAAGGTGGCAGCCGAGGATGCACGCGTGGGGGCGACCGAGGCGGCCGAGCGCGTCGTCACCGCCCGCGAAAGCGAGATCGCCAAGCGGCGCAAGACCATCGAGGTGCTGCTTGCAGAGAAGCAAGCCGAGGAAACAAGGATCGCGGCCGAAGCCGAGCGCGTGCGCGCCGCCGTCGAGGCCGAGGCGCAACGGCTGCTCAACGAAGCCGAAAACGTGCTCACCGACCAGGCGCGCTACTCGCTGTTCCGCCGCAAGCTGCTCGACCGCATCGAGGGCATCGTGCGCGAGAGCGTCAAACCGATGGAAAAGATCGAGGGCATCCGGATTCTCAGTGTCGACGGCCTGAACGGCAATGGCACGGGCGGTGGTGGCGGCCGCAGCGCCACCGACGAGGTGATCGACTCGGCGCTGCGTTATCGCGTGCAGGCGCCGCTGATCGACTCGATTCTCTCCGACATCGGCGTCGAGGGCGGCAGCCTCGCCAAGATGCCCGGCCTCATTCGCGAAGCGCGCGACATGCAGGGCATCAAGGAATCGGCGCGCAAGGCCGGCCCGAGCAA